A region from the Arcobacter sp. LA11 genome encodes:
- the mnmE gene encoding tRNA uridine-5-carboxymethylaminomethyl(34) synthesis GTPase MnmE, translating into MTDDETIVAIATANGIGSISIIRVSGKDALPIALKLSKKKDLQPRLATLSSIYNSKNEVIDEALLIYFKNPFSFTGEDIVEFQCHGGIAISNIIMSEVIKYGARVAQPGEFSKRAFINGKIDLTKAEAIAKIIEARSEDAVKLLARQLKGELTDFVNDIREDLLFMLAYTEVSIDYAEDDLPDDIFEQIENKLDKIKIKLNDTLNASKRREGLIEGFKVAIVGKPNVGKSSLLNKLLNFDRAIISDIAGTTRDTIEESVKIGTHIIKIVDTAGIREASDVIEQIGIEKSIEAINEADIVISLFDNSKELDAEDEKILKLLKENDDKEIIKVLNKTDLESKFDKTKLDDFIELSTKQTINPLVFKVESLLDLNTHSDDMTLISTRQVDSVEQTLFHINESSMPLQTGELEFFAHHITEALENISNITRPYENDQMLDVMFGSFCLGK; encoded by the coding sequence TTGACTGATGATGAAACAATAGTAGCGATTGCTACAGCAAATGGAATTGGTTCCATTTCAATAATTAGAGTTAGTGGTAAAGATGCTTTACCAATAGCTCTAAAACTTTCAAAGAAAAAAGACTTACAACCACGACTTGCAACACTTAGTTCAATATATAATTCAAAAAATGAAGTAATAGATGAAGCTTTATTAATTTACTTTAAAAATCCTTTCTCTTTTACAGGGGAAGATATAGTTGAATTTCAATGTCATGGTGGTATTGCAATATCAAATATTATCATGAGTGAAGTGATAAAATATGGTGCAAGAGTGGCTCAACCAGGTGAGTTTTCAAAAAGAGCTTTTATCAATGGTAAAATAGATTTAACAAAAGCAGAAGCAATTGCCAAAATTATTGAAGCAAGAAGTGAAGATGCTGTTAAATTACTCGCACGTCAATTAAAAGGTGAATTAACTGATTTTGTAAATGATATTAGAGAAGACCTATTATTTATGCTTGCATACACAGAAGTAAGTATTGATTATGCAGAAGATGATTTGCCAGATGATATATTTGAACAAATAGAAAATAAACTAGATAAGATAAAAATAAAACTAAATGATACTCTTAATGCAAGTAAAAGAAGAGAAGGTCTAATAGAAGGTTTTAAAGTTGCAATTGTTGGGAAACCTAATGTTGGAAAATCTTCACTTTTAAATAAATTGTTAAATTTTGATAGGGCTATTATTTCTGATATTGCAGGTACAACTAGAGATACTATAGAAGAATCAGTTAAAATTGGTACTCATATTATCAAAATAGTTGATACAGCAGGTATACGTGAAGCTAGTGATGTAATAGAACAAATAGGAATAGAAAAATCTATAGAAGCAATAAATGAAGCTGATATTGTAATTTCTTTATTTGATAATAGTAAAGAGTTAGATGCTGAAGATGAAAAAATTTTAAAACTTCTAAAAGAGAATGATGATAAAGAGATAATAAAAGTTTTAAATAAAACAGATTTAGAAAGTAAGTTTGATAAAACAAAACTAGATGATTTTATTGAACTAAGCACTAAACAGACTATTAATCCTTTAGTATTTAAAGTAGAGTCTTTACTGGATTTAAATACTCATAGTGATGATATGACTTTAATTTCAACAAGACAAGTAGATTCTGTTGAACAAACACTTTTTCATATAAATGAATCTTCAATGCCTTTACAAACAGGTGAATTAGAGTTTTTTGCACACCATATTACAGAAGCTTTAGAAAATATTTCAAATATCACTAGACCATATGAAAATGATCAAATGTTAGATGTAATGTTTGGCTCTTTTTGTTTAGGTAAATAA
- a CDS encoding Jag N-terminal domain-containing protein: MKKFEAKSLEEVYELASNEFGCSITQLDIDILQQPSNGFLGFGKKNAIISASEKRNKRRDNRRPKEQKFRKKDIKIEEVSKKIEDSNKADERRAHQKRKKEARRREQPKLNDVPKVESKEKIFDNFYNESKSQKEVAKIVVKKDKEEILTEVNEGLESLFKDTCYAIDNIKVEFFDETTLYIEFTGDDSALLIGKEGYRYKALSYILFNWINEKYGLMLRLEVAEFLKNQETSIHTYLEPVIETIKEKGSFKTKPLDGILVHIALKKLREEFPEKYVAVKTNVRGDKYVLVNEYRSKEQ, translated from the coding sequence CGATATCCTTCAACAACCAAGTAATGGTTTTTTAGGATTCGGTAAGAAAAATGCAATTATTTCTGCAAGTGAAAAGAGAAATAAAAGAAGAGATAATAGAAGACCTAAAGAGCAAAAGTTTAGAAAGAAAGATATAAAAATTGAAGAAGTATCTAAAAAGATAGAAGATTCAAATAAAGCAGATGAGAGAAGAGCTCATCAAAAAAGAAAAAAAGAAGCTAGAAGAAGAGAACAACCTAAGTTAAATGATGTTCCAAAAGTAGAATCAAAAGAGAAAATTTTTGATAATTTTTATAATGAATCTAAGTCACAAAAAGAAGTTGCAAAGATTGTTGTAAAAAAAGATAAAGAAGAAATCTTAACCGAAGTAAATGAAGGTTTAGAATCTTTATTTAAAGATACATGTTATGCAATAGATAATATAAAAGTAGAGTTTTTTGATGAAACAACTTTATACATAGAGTTTACGGGAGATGATTCAGCTTTACTTATTGGTAAAGAAGGATATAGATATAAAGCTCTTTCATATATTTTATTTAACTGGATTAATGAAAAATATGGATTAATGTTAAGACTTGAAGTTGCTGAATTCTTAAAAAATCAAGAAACTTCAATTCATACATATTTAGAACCTGTTATTGAAACAATTAAAGAAAAAGGTTCTTTCAAAACAAAACCTCTTGATGGAATATTAGTTCATATTGCACTTAAAAAATTAAGAGAAGAATTCCCTGAAAAATACGTTGCTGTTAAAACAAATGTAAGAGGGGATAAATACGTACTTGTAAATGAGTATAGAAGTAAAGAGCAATAA